From the genome of Arthrobacter alpinus, one region includes:
- a CDS encoding PhoH family protein: protein MPETIDSRHDDFSEGGNGQPFPHSVDGTRTEVVHFSSTDQMVATLGTQDEGLRTVEGLYPHVAFLARGNVLSITGPSATVPRIMHLMEEARAMVARHVTMDGALWEQLVTMLKARPEASVVDILTQDILSSRGRTIRPKTLNQKNYVDAIDANTVVFGIGPAGTGKTYLAMAKAVQALQRKDVSRIILTRPAVEAGERLGFLPGTLNDKIDPYLRPLYDALHDMMDPETIPRLMAAGTIEVAPLAYMRGRTLNDAFIILDEAQNTTAEQMKMFLTRLGFGSKIVVTGDITQVDLPTGIKSGLRVVEEILQSVDEIHFSILDATDVVRHRLVGAIVSAYNDWDEAHHTLVRPHTTTNDEDAGNASAGIHPSIPSTNHQTHKDHTTR from the coding sequence ATGCCAGAGACAATAGATAGCCGCCACGATGACTTTTCCGAGGGCGGCAATGGACAGCCATTCCCACATTCCGTGGACGGAACACGCACTGAGGTGGTGCACTTTTCCTCCACCGATCAAATGGTGGCCACGCTAGGAACCCAGGATGAGGGCCTGCGCACTGTTGAGGGGTTGTACCCGCATGTGGCGTTCCTTGCCCGGGGCAATGTCCTGTCCATTACCGGACCCAGTGCCACCGTTCCGCGTATCATGCATCTGATGGAGGAGGCCAGAGCGATGGTCGCCCGGCACGTCACCATGGATGGCGCGCTGTGGGAACAACTGGTTACCATGCTAAAGGCCCGTCCCGAGGCCTCAGTGGTTGATATTCTCACCCAGGACATCCTCTCCTCACGGGGCCGCACCATCCGTCCCAAGACGTTGAATCAAAAGAACTATGTCGACGCCATTGACGCCAACACAGTGGTATTCGGCATCGGCCCGGCCGGTACCGGTAAGACTTACCTAGCCATGGCCAAGGCGGTCCAGGCGTTGCAACGTAAAGATGTCAGCCGCATCATCCTCACCCGCCCCGCAGTGGAGGCAGGGGAGCGGCTGGGCTTCTTGCCCGGAACTCTCAACGATAAGATTGACCCCTATCTGCGGCCCCTCTATGACGCCTTACACGACATGATGGATCCCGAGACAATCCCCCGGCTCATGGCTGCCGGCACCATTGAAGTGGCCCCTCTTGCCTATATGCGGGGGCGCACCCTCAACGACGCCTTCATCATTTTGGACGAGGCGCAGAACACCACAGCTGAACAAATGAAAATGTTTCTGACAAGACTGGGCTTCGGGTCCAAGATTGTTGTCACCGGCGACATCACCCAGGTGGACTTGCCCACTGGGATCAAATCGGGCCTGCGGGTGGTGGAGGAAATTCTGCAATCAGTGGATGAGATCCACTTCTCCATCCTTGATGCCACCGACGTGGTCCGTCACCGGTTGGTGGGCGCGATCGTCAGTGCCTACAACGACTGGGATGAGGCGCACCACACTCTCGTACGCCCCCACACCACCACCAACGACGAGGACGCCGGCAACGCTAGCGCTGGCATCCACCCTTCCATCCCCTCCACAAACCACCAGACACACAAGGACCACACCACCCGATGA
- a CDS encoding LCP family protein gives MGRRRADSAAAKAAGTPRRETPENQEPAGRHFRGRRKSPMWLKIVAVTLSGALVLGLGTAGVLVMKLQNNVTTAPLNAAVSNGNKTKAPEEPNDSMQVLILGTDTRAGANGEYGTEADSAGEGQSDVMLLMNISADNSQVSITSFPRDLMVPIPDCVSSVTGKVVYGSRSGQLNAALGAGPGCTVAAINDLTGLTIDHFMLADFTAVKELSTALGGVEVCVDHAMYDVNGSFLRLPAGNSLVQGEQALAFLRTRHSFGDASDLDRIKAQQYFLGSMARKVTSEGTLTNLPKLYNLADVVTKNLTIDEGLANIPAMIGVANRLAKINLANVSFVTVPYEAYSGDNNRVQLKEPEAGQFFAALRSDTALTKSAAAAAEASKGAATPGATAATTSGTPAEVAPPVAAYNKAIQPITVQNATAIAGRSVELLASLSTAGFNASRSSGDVAAQNETKVLYGTDMADVAADVAALFKLPPTALQADPTVTGVKLLVGTDWTSGVQFGTVTVPQDIVASTADQTGGCLKVNPIYYTY, from the coding sequence ATGGGGCGACGCCGCGCCGACTCGGCCGCAGCCAAGGCTGCCGGCACCCCCCGTCGTGAAACCCCTGAAAACCAGGAACCAGCTGGCCGGCATTTTAGGGGGCGCCGCAAGTCGCCGATGTGGCTGAAGATCGTTGCTGTCACCCTCAGCGGTGCCCTCGTTTTGGGTTTGGGAACCGCTGGCGTCCTCGTCATGAAACTCCAAAACAACGTCACCACGGCGCCGTTGAACGCCGCAGTGTCCAACGGGAACAAAACCAAGGCCCCCGAAGAGCCCAACGACTCCATGCAAGTTTTGATCCTGGGCACGGACACGCGTGCTGGCGCCAACGGTGAGTATGGCACCGAAGCGGATTCCGCTGGCGAAGGCCAATCGGATGTCATGTTGCTGATGAATATTTCAGCAGATAACTCTCAGGTGTCCATCACCAGTTTCCCCCGCGACCTGATGGTACCGATCCCGGACTGTGTCTCTTCGGTGACGGGAAAGGTGGTCTACGGCAGCCGCAGTGGCCAGCTTAATGCCGCGCTGGGTGCCGGCCCGGGCTGTACCGTGGCGGCCATTAATGACCTCACAGGGCTGACCATTGACCACTTCATGCTGGCGGACTTCACCGCCGTCAAGGAACTCTCCACGGCGCTGGGGGGAGTGGAGGTCTGCGTTGACCACGCCATGTACGACGTCAACGGGTCTTTCCTTCGCCTTCCAGCCGGAAACAGCCTGGTCCAAGGCGAACAGGCGCTGGCGTTCCTACGTACACGCCACTCCTTTGGTGATGCCAGCGACCTGGACCGCATCAAGGCCCAGCAGTATTTCCTCGGTTCCATGGCCCGCAAGGTCACGAGCGAGGGAACGCTAACCAACCTGCCCAAACTGTACAACCTGGCTGATGTGGTGACGAAGAACCTCACCATCGACGAGGGCTTGGCAAATATCCCCGCCATGATCGGTGTTGCCAACAGACTTGCCAAGATCAACCTGGCCAACGTTTCCTTCGTGACAGTCCCCTATGAGGCGTACTCGGGCGACAACAACCGTGTCCAGCTCAAGGAACCGGAGGCAGGGCAGTTCTTTGCCGCATTGCGCAGTGATACTGCCCTGACGAAGAGCGCTGCGGCTGCGGCGGAGGCCTCCAAGGGTGCTGCAACGCCGGGCGCCACAGCCGCCACAACCTCCGGTACCCCTGCCGAAGTGGCTCCGCCCGTTGCCGCCTACAACAAGGCGATCCAACCGATCACTGTCCAGAACGCGACGGCAATTGCAGGGCGTTCTGTTGAATTGCTTGCGTCCCTCTCAACGGCGGGCTTCAACGCATCGCGGTCAAGTGGCGACGTCGCGGCCCAGAATGAGACGAAGGTGCTGTACGGCACCGACATGGCCGACGTTGCCGCCGACGTGGCGGCGCTGTTCAAGCTACCACCGACTGCACTCCAAGCCGATCCGACAGTGACGGGTGTGAAGCTTCTGGTGGGTACTGACTGGACCAGCGGGGTGCAGTTTGGCACGGTCACAGTGCCCCAGGACATAGTTGCCAGCACGGCCGACCAGACCGGCGGATGCCTGAAGGTCAACCCGATCTACTACACGTACTAG
- a CDS encoding GerMN domain-containing protein: MPAPGNVSASNLVTSAPLETAATSATIPVYWLGHSNEAVYLYREFMPAVTLDDPIVASLRAMMTRKPADPDYFSVWNPPSRLGASISAKNAITVDVSADAFGQKVDQGIADRAVAQLVYTATAAAAMAGLIDSSSAVQVSVLVDGHTGYNAFDHVRLSKPLTRDSGFVAPVWIIDPAEGAAANGTPLKVTGQGASPTGALQWSLSPVTAGQAEGVYLSGGVSVPAGPGVLGSYGFEANPIPGTYLLSVYIRDPSSPGKQIDPDTKLVTVTGP, translated from the coding sequence ATGCCTGCCCCAGGGAACGTGTCGGCAAGCAACCTGGTCACCAGTGCCCCCTTGGAGACAGCCGCCACCAGCGCTACGATCCCGGTGTACTGGCTTGGTCACAGCAATGAGGCCGTCTATCTTTACCGTGAGTTCATGCCCGCTGTCACGCTTGATGACCCCATAGTTGCCTCCCTGCGGGCCATGATGACGAGAAAGCCCGCGGATCCCGACTACTTCTCCGTGTGGAATCCTCCGTCCCGCCTGGGTGCGTCGATCTCTGCCAAGAACGCCATCACCGTTGATGTCTCGGCGGATGCTTTTGGCCAGAAAGTTGACCAGGGCATCGCCGACCGGGCCGTGGCGCAGTTGGTCTACACGGCCACCGCGGCAGCCGCCATGGCCGGGCTCATCGATTCCTCCTCAGCCGTCCAGGTGTCAGTGCTAGTAGACGGGCACACCGGATACAACGCATTTGACCACGTCCGGCTGAGCAAGCCGCTGACCCGGGATTCGGGCTTTGTGGCCCCCGTGTGGATCATCGATCCTGCCGAAGGCGCAGCGGCCAACGGTACTCCCCTGAAAGTCACGGGGCAGGGGGCCTCCCCCACCGGAGCACTCCAGTGGTCGCTGTCCCCCGTCACTGCCGGGCAGGCTGAGGGCGTATATCTTTCCGGCGGTGTTAGTGTCCCGGCGGGGCCCGGCGTCCTGGGAAGCTACGGATTCGAGGCCAACCCGATTCCAGGAACCTATCTGCTCTCCGTCTACATTCGCGATCCCAGCTCACCTGGAAAGCAGATTGACCCCGACACGAAGCTAGTGACCGTCACCGGCCCCTAG
- a CDS encoding 16S rRNA (uracil(1498)-N(3))-methyltransferase: MSNPVFYAEVKELADLSAGASFSLGGAEGRHAVTVKRLLPGEPVDLCDGAGLRLACTVTGSEAGVLTVRVEHVMAPENERFELVLVQALAKGDRDELAVETATELGVDGVVPWQGERSIVRWKMDKALKGPVKWRNVVSMAAKQARRAHVPWVGELVGTQGVVELIGSAQLALILHEDAVDTLPDVVRGWRAQAPDRDRSRIVMIVGPEGGMSAGEVQAFLAAGARTALLGKHVLRSSTAGPAAVVLLSQEIGRW, translated from the coding sequence ATGAGCAATCCCGTCTTCTACGCCGAAGTAAAAGAGCTCGCGGACCTGTCCGCGGGGGCCTCGTTCAGCCTTGGCGGTGCCGAAGGACGCCATGCTGTCACCGTCAAAAGGCTGCTGCCCGGGGAACCTGTTGACCTGTGCGACGGCGCCGGCTTGCGGTTGGCCTGTACCGTCACCGGCTCCGAGGCCGGCGTTCTTACTGTCCGTGTCGAGCACGTCATGGCACCGGAGAATGAACGGTTTGAGCTTGTCCTGGTCCAGGCCCTCGCCAAGGGCGACAGGGATGAGTTGGCTGTCGAGACGGCCACCGAATTGGGTGTTGACGGGGTGGTTCCCTGGCAGGGCGAACGTTCTATTGTGCGGTGGAAGATGGACAAGGCGCTCAAGGGCCCGGTGAAGTGGCGCAATGTGGTTTCCATGGCTGCCAAACAGGCGCGCCGTGCACACGTTCCGTGGGTGGGCGAGTTAGTGGGCACCCAAGGCGTGGTCGAGTTGATCGGTTCGGCTCAGCTGGCCTTGATCCTGCACGAGGACGCCGTTGACACCCTGCCCGATGTGGTGCGCGGCTGGCGGGCGCAGGCACCTGATCGTGACCGCAGCAGGATCGTGATGATCGTGGGTCCTGAGGGCGGCATGAGCGCAGGCGAAGTTCAGGCTTTCCTCGCGGCTGGCGCACGCACAGCGCTGTTGGGAAAGCATGTCCTGAGGTCCTCAACGGCCGGTCCCGCCGCCGTCGTACTCCTCAGCCAGGAAATAGGCCGCTGGTAG
- the era gene encoding GTPase Era, with protein sequence MKKNKGSLAMPSPKADGFRAGFAVLAGRPNAGKSTLTNALVGHKVAITSAKPQTTRHTIRGIVHRDTFQLVLVDTPGLHRPRTLLGKRLNDLVADTLSEVDVIGFCLPANEKIGPGDRYIAAQLANVGKQAVVAIVTKTDTVDRQAVTDQLIAVEKLGREVLGEAGFAAIVPVSAVEDFQVESLASVFSAYLPLSPALYPDGELTDEPEAVMVAELIREAALEGVRDELPHSIAVVVEEIVPREGRSDDNQLLDVRVNLYVERPSQKAIIIGKGGARLREVGTNARHAIEALLGTKIYLDLHVKVAKDWQRDPKQLVKLGF encoded by the coding sequence ATGAAGAAGAACAAGGGAAGCTTGGCTATGCCATCACCCAAGGCTGATGGGTTCCGTGCAGGTTTTGCTGTGCTGGCTGGCCGCCCCAACGCAGGAAAATCGACGTTGACCAACGCCTTGGTGGGGCACAAGGTTGCCATCACCTCGGCCAAGCCGCAAACCACCCGACACACCATTCGCGGGATCGTTCATCGCGACACCTTCCAGCTGGTCCTTGTTGACACGCCGGGGCTGCACCGACCGCGGACCTTGCTTGGCAAGCGGCTCAACGACCTCGTGGCAGATACGCTTTCCGAAGTTGATGTCATCGGGTTCTGCCTGCCAGCCAATGAAAAGATTGGCCCCGGCGACCGCTACATCGCCGCGCAACTCGCCAACGTTGGCAAGCAGGCGGTTGTGGCCATCGTGACCAAGACTGACACCGTTGACCGGCAAGCTGTCACCGACCAGTTGATCGCCGTGGAGAAACTTGGGCGTGAAGTGCTGGGCGAGGCCGGGTTCGCCGCCATCGTCCCCGTCTCAGCCGTGGAAGATTTTCAGGTCGAATCCTTAGCCAGCGTTTTCTCCGCGTACCTGCCGCTTTCGCCGGCCCTCTACCCTGACGGGGAACTGACGGATGAGCCGGAAGCTGTCATGGTGGCCGAGCTCATCCGTGAAGCCGCCCTGGAAGGTGTTCGTGATGAGCTGCCGCACTCCATCGCAGTGGTGGTTGAGGAAATCGTTCCCCGCGAGGGACGCAGTGATGACAATCAGTTGTTGGATGTCCGCGTGAACCTCTACGTGGAACGTCCCTCACAGAAGGCAATTATCATCGGAAAGGGCGGGGCACGCCTACGTGAGGTGGGTACCAATGCCCGCCACGCCATCGAGGCGCTGTTGGGAACCAAGATCTACCTGGACCTGCATGTGAAGGTCGCCAAGGACTGGCAGCGGGACCCCAAACAGCTCGTAAAACTGGGTTTCTAG
- the ybeY gene encoding rRNA maturation RNase YbeY: MSIEINNESGVEVREEEIVKLIRHILTQMHVHPETEVSIIMADVENMEKLHLEWMDEPGPTDVLSFPMDELRPGTPEAPTPAGLLGDIVLCPVVAQEQAVAAGHSMEEELLLLTTHGILHLLGYDHAEPEDKEEMFGLQRELLSSYLGKEAPRETMK, encoded by the coding sequence ATGAGCATCGAAATCAATAATGAATCCGGCGTTGAAGTACGTGAGGAGGAGATCGTCAAGCTTATTCGGCACATCCTGACACAAATGCATGTACACCCCGAAACTGAAGTTTCAATCATCATGGCCGACGTAGAAAACATGGAAAAACTCCACCTCGAGTGGATGGACGAGCCCGGACCTACCGATGTGCTTTCTTTCCCGATGGATGAGTTGCGCCCGGGGACCCCGGAGGCGCCCACCCCCGCCGGTCTCCTCGGAGACATCGTCCTGTGCCCGGTCGTGGCGCAGGAACAAGCAGTTGCCGCAGGCCACTCCATGGAAGAGGAGCTTTTACTGCTGACGACCCACGGGATTCTTCACCTCCTCGGCTATGATCACGCCGAGCCCGAGGATAAGGAAGAGATGTTCGGGCTGCAGCGTGAGCTGCTCTCCAGCTACTTGGGCAAGGAAGCCCCGCGGGAGACAATGAAGTGA
- a CDS encoding hemolysin family protein produces MTAVLLPVMGIIFMAIAAVLTAIESALSFFPRHDAEDASAHSRGTSLAKILQEPALHLNALRFWRVWFEMAAAVAVALFLLEVMGNVWIAGLFATVVMAAISFILVGVSPRRLGRLYAGALVRRSAWAVHFLFRILGPVPGWFLAIGAAVAKDAPGHDDAFVTEEEFREFVDRASDSEMIEDSEAELIHSVFDLGETRVRAVMVPRMDIRSIEQGSSLDDAMDVFLDSGFSRVPVIGDDTDHILGILYLKDLVATLHRLGQDDPRPAVENLARSVRYVPESKPVDELLKELQGESTHVAIVVDEYGGTAGLVTLEDLIEEIVGEIADEYDSVSPDVQGLGEGLYLIRTRMGVEDFGELFGKELDDDEVDTVGGLFAKHLGRLPTVGSTVNVSGIRLVAERMEPARNRVSHVVASLVVASPGPGTENGGTPENGSTPETEATQHHLVGEASARNLSHRTTTQEQP; encoded by the coding sequence GTGACGGCCGTCTTACTGCCGGTCATGGGGATCATCTTCATGGCCATCGCCGCAGTGCTGACAGCCATTGAGTCGGCACTGAGCTTTTTTCCCCGGCACGACGCAGAAGACGCGTCGGCACACAGCAGGGGAACATCCTTGGCGAAGATCTTGCAGGAACCAGCGCTGCACCTGAATGCGCTGCGGTTCTGGCGTGTCTGGTTCGAGATGGCGGCGGCTGTGGCTGTTGCCTTGTTTCTCCTTGAAGTCATGGGAAACGTCTGGATAGCCGGGTTGTTCGCCACAGTGGTCATGGCGGCCATCAGTTTCATTTTGGTGGGTGTTTCACCGCGCCGCCTTGGCCGGTTATATGCGGGGGCACTTGTGCGCCGCAGCGCCTGGGCGGTGCACTTCCTGTTCCGGATTCTTGGCCCTGTTCCTGGCTGGTTCCTGGCGATTGGGGCCGCTGTCGCCAAAGATGCACCCGGGCACGACGACGCCTTTGTCACGGAAGAGGAATTTCGTGAATTCGTTGACCGGGCCAGCGATTCAGAAATGATCGAGGACAGCGAGGCGGAGCTAATCCACAGCGTTTTTGACCTCGGTGAAACCCGGGTGAGGGCGGTCATGGTCCCGCGCATGGACATTCGCAGCATTGAACAAGGCTCCAGCCTTGACGATGCCATGGACGTATTTCTTGACTCCGGTTTTTCGCGGGTGCCTGTCATCGGCGACGACACGGACCACATTCTGGGCATCCTGTATCTGAAGGACCTCGTGGCAACACTGCACCGCCTCGGTCAGGACGATCCGCGCCCGGCCGTGGAGAACCTGGCCCGCAGCGTCCGCTATGTTCCTGAGTCAAAGCCGGTCGATGAGCTTTTGAAAGAATTGCAAGGCGAGTCAACGCACGTGGCCATCGTGGTAGACGAGTATGGCGGTACTGCCGGCCTTGTGACGTTGGAGGACCTGATCGAGGAGATTGTGGGCGAGATCGCCGATGAATACGACTCAGTGTCCCCGGACGTTCAAGGACTGGGCGAGGGGCTGTATCTGATCCGCACCCGCATGGGTGTTGAGGACTTTGGTGAGCTTTTCGGGAAGGAACTCGACGACGACGAGGTGGACACCGTGGGAGGCCTGTTCGCCAAGCACTTGGGCCGGCTCCCCACCGTGGGAAGTACGGTGAACGTCTCCGGAATTCGTCTTGTAGCGGAGCGCATGGAACCGGCCCGCAACCGGGTCAGTCACGTGGTTGCAAGCCTGGTCGTTGCCAGCCCGGGGCCAGGCACGGAAAATGGCGGTACCCCGGAAAATGGCAGTACCCCGGAAACTGAAGCTACACAGCACCACCTCGTCGGCGAAGCGTCGGCGAGGAACTTATCTCACAGAACAACCACACAGGAGCAACCATGA
- a CDS encoding M13 family metallopeptidase → MTHSGINISNIDANVRPQDDLYEHVNGKWLATEVIPSDRALTGSFITLRDESEAAVRTIIESAGAAAALPDAQRGSIGAKIGDMYAGFMDEGAVEAAGAAPLAPTLKAIDHATSMAAVVTLMGELDKKGGNGLFGGYVNNDAGNPERALLHLYQSGLGLPDESYYREEKFAPIRTAYLAHVQTMLELAGIAEAAKKAGRIVALETEIAATHLDKVSLRDPQKTYNLMDKLEVLELLPAMELWLDALGVSAEQSTEMVVATPEFFRGQAALLVEHRLEDWKAWLSMRAISGAAPYLSKAFVDANFAFHGTTLSGTPEIRERWKRGVALVEGSLGEAVGQLYVAEHFPQAHKQRMEILVANLISAYKASITELTWMSPETIAKALEKLAAFTPKIGYPSKWRDYSNLEIVPGDLIGNIERSNAFELARQLAKIGAPIDREEWLMTPQTVNAYYNPTMNEVVFPAAILQPPFFDAEADDAANYGGIGAVIGHEIGHGFDDQGSQFDGSGALRNWWTDEDRAAFEKLTARLVEQYNALSPAAAPDEKVNGELTLGENIGDLGGLAIGYIAYELSLAGSPSPVIEGMSGPERFFFSWAECWRTKIRSEEAIRRLAIDPHSPSEWRCNAVVRNLDVFHEAFATTPTDGLWMEPGERVRIW, encoded by the coding sequence TTGACGCACTCCGGTATCAACATCAGCAATATTGACGCCAATGTTCGCCCCCAAGATGACTTGTACGAACATGTCAATGGCAAATGGTTGGCCACAGAGGTCATACCCAGTGACCGCGCCTTGACCGGCTCCTTCATCACCTTGCGGGACGAGTCTGAGGCAGCCGTGAGGACCATCATCGAGAGCGCAGGCGCCGCCGCGGCCCTCCCGGATGCCCAACGCGGCAGCATTGGGGCAAAAATCGGGGACATGTACGCCGGGTTCATGGACGAAGGTGCCGTGGAAGCGGCAGGTGCGGCACCCCTGGCCCCCACATTGAAGGCGATTGACCACGCAACGTCCATGGCCGCCGTCGTGACTTTGATGGGTGAACTGGACAAAAAAGGCGGCAACGGCTTGTTTGGCGGTTATGTAAACAACGACGCCGGCAATCCCGAGCGCGCGCTGCTGCACCTTTACCAGTCGGGCCTGGGCCTGCCGGATGAGTCCTACTACAGGGAAGAGAAGTTCGCCCCGATCCGCACCGCCTACCTGGCTCACGTGCAAACCATGCTGGAGCTGGCAGGTATCGCTGAGGCCGCCAAAAAGGCGGGCAGAATCGTTGCCCTCGAGACCGAGATCGCGGCCACACACCTGGACAAGGTGTCCTTGCGGGATCCTCAAAAGACATACAACTTGATGGACAAGCTTGAGGTCCTGGAGCTTCTTCCCGCCATGGAACTGTGGCTGGACGCACTGGGCGTGAGCGCTGAACAAAGCACCGAAATGGTGGTGGCCACCCCCGAGTTTTTTCGTGGGCAAGCAGCCCTACTGGTTGAGCACCGCCTCGAGGACTGGAAGGCCTGGCTTTCGATGCGCGCCATCTCCGGGGCGGCACCGTACCTGTCCAAGGCGTTCGTTGACGCCAATTTCGCTTTCCACGGCACCACCCTCAGCGGGACCCCGGAAATACGGGAGCGTTGGAAGCGTGGCGTCGCCCTCGTCGAGGGTTCCCTGGGTGAGGCTGTGGGCCAGCTTTATGTGGCCGAGCACTTTCCGCAAGCGCACAAGCAACGCATGGAAATACTCGTTGCAAACCTCATCTCGGCGTACAAGGCAAGCATCACTGAACTAACGTGGATGAGCCCGGAAACCATCGCCAAGGCGTTGGAGAAGCTGGCGGCGTTCACGCCAAAAATTGGCTACCCGTCCAAATGGCGCGACTACTCGAACCTGGAAATCGTCCCCGGTGATCTCATCGGCAACATTGAACGCAGTAACGCCTTCGAACTGGCCCGCCAGCTCGCCAAGATCGGGGCGCCCATTGACCGCGAGGAGTGGTTGATGACCCCGCAAACGGTCAACGCCTACTACAACCCGACGATGAATGAAGTGGTGTTCCCCGCAGCCATCCTGCAGCCGCCGTTCTTTGATGCTGAGGCCGACGACGCCGCCAACTACGGCGGCATCGGCGCCGTGATCGGGCATGAAATTGGCCACGGCTTTGACGACCAGGGCTCCCAGTTCGACGGGAGCGGAGCGCTGCGCAATTGGTGGACGGATGAGGACCGTGCCGCCTTCGAGAAACTGACGGCCAGGCTGGTGGAACAATACAACGCCCTCTCCCCTGCCGCCGCCCCTGACGAAAAGGTCAACGGGGAACTAACACTAGGCGAGAACATTGGGGACCTGGGCGGGCTTGCCATCGGCTACATCGCCTACGAGCTCAGCCTGGCCGGAAGTCCCTCCCCCGTCATCGAAGGGATGAGCGGGCCCGAACGCTTCTTCTTCTCCTGGGCCGAATGCTGGCGAACCAAGATTCGCAGTGAAGAAGCCATTCGGCGCTTGGCCATCGACCCCCACTCGCCCTCTGAATGGCGCTGCAATGCAGTGGTACGCAACCTTGATGTGTTCCATGAAGCCTTTGCCACGACGCCGACGGACGGGCTGTGGATGGAACCGGGTGAGCGGGTGCGCATCTGGTAG